A window of the Vigna angularis cultivar LongXiaoDou No.4 chromosome 3, ASM1680809v1, whole genome shotgun sequence genome harbors these coding sequences:
- the LOC108325832 gene encoding uncharacterized protein LOC108325832, whose amino-acid sequence MDPRGNTVEAEEKKDGEKTMSATDVTADLSSESCKIYVNGVEIRPLRKRLIILDINGLLADVVSPPPEDHEADVTIEGRANLNLISVFKRPFYLDFLKFCFKNFEVGLWSSRLEKFVGRDIDYLIPPFFKNKLVFCWDGSYCTQFWIYEQGKKSVVYSKDLRKLWQKDDPNLPWNKLYYNESNTLMLDVCPYRGRLNPRTTSVYPPTFNYHNKNDNSLAEGGELRAFLEGLTKAEDMRKYVKEHPFGQTISNENSGRITRSSRYILEYRKD is encoded by the exons aTGGATCCCAGAGGAAATACTGTGGAAGccgaagaaaaaaaagatggagaAAAGACTATGTCTGCTACTGACGTAACTGCAGATCTCAGTTCTGAAAGTTGCAAAATTTATGTCAATGGAGTCGAAATTCGTCCATTGAGAAAAAGATTGATTATTTTGGACATAAACGGCTTGTTAGCTGACGTGGTTTCTCCTCCTCCGGAGGATCACGAGGCTGATGTAACAATCGAAGGAAGGGCAA atttgaatttgatttcaGTATTTAAGAGGCCTTTCTATCTGGATTTTTTGAAGTTTTGCTTCAAAAATTTTGAGGTTGGCTTGTGGTCTTCGAGATTGGA GAAATTTGTTGGTCGGGATATTGACTATTTGATTCCACCCTTCTTCAAAAACAAATTGGTTTTCTGTTGG GATGGTTCTTATTGCACTCAATTCTGGATTTATGAGCAGGGAAAGAAGAGTGTTGTCTATTCGAAGGATTTGAGGAAACTATGGCAGAAGGATGATCCTAATCTTCCCTGGAATAAATTGTATTACAATGAATCAAATACTCTGATGTTGGATGTTTGTCCTTATAGGGGAAGGTTGAATCCG CGAACCACCTCAGTTTACCCTCCTACATtcaattatcataataaaaacgACAACTCTTTAG CTGAAGGAGGAGAACTGAGAGCATTTCTAGAAGGCTTGACAAAAGCTGAAGATATGAGAAAGTATGTTAAGGAACACCCATTTGGCCAAACCATTAGTAATGAAAATAGTGGTCGGATCACACGCAGTAGTAGATATATTCTTGAATATCGGAAGGATTAA